Genomic segment of Arachis hypogaea cultivar Tifrunner chromosome 16, arahy.Tifrunner.gnm2.J5K5, whole genome shotgun sequence:
agatcgaactcttgacttttcggatctagaactctaatactaggtcatgataccactcatcccaaaagcttcagctgataaaaaaaggtaacactaatggttatatctctaatactctctaaacctccattattcgcattgtacaaatattccattggctcctcatactttcccaaaCAAATTTTATCCTGATGATATTGTCTACATGATCAAACAAGCTGCGAATCTCACATCCATTTAAAGATATGCTGCAATTCAATAGTCTTAAGCACAAAGCACACGAATAAACTAACCACTCATCCATCCATTCCAAATTTGTTGACAACACACTAATATCTTGTCATAAAGCatatatgttaatatgtattTAGCCAATTTATCTATACTTAAATACCTTTTGATGGTATTTTTCAGTAATTCTTTTTCACTCTCTCTAATGCATTTATTTCTAGTTGTGGAGTATAGTAGGATCATTCATCCATTAAAACatctatcaaaattaaaaagaaattaaaaaatatcctcTCGATTTAAATGTCAAAATCACAATAAATAATCTCTCCTAACTACACATGGTGGCCTATACATACTTTATATCTCTATGTCACATGCGCATTTCAAATTATTGGACCAAAGGAATGGGGGAGAACATTGAAAAATCATGTTGTAATGATCATTACAATGACCAACCTCATCATGCTACAGTAATGGCAGAAGGATTATGCTTCGTATGGAGGAGAGTtccttataattaatttatttggccCTTCTTATCCTCCAAGATATAACTGCTTTTGGCAACAATGGTGCCAGAAGAAGAAGCCATGTTCAGTATCCATGCAGGTGGGGAAATTATGCTGTGGTCAACATTTTCAAGGTGCATTAAAAATTGTGAATTTTGGGGGGAACCATGATCAAGGATGTGGGACCTTCCGAGCATAGGCCAGGACCATCACAAAATCCTTTGCTGATGACCCAATGGTTGCTGGAATCCGCTGTGACgtggcggctgaatccagccacaACTCAACCAAATTTTGTAGCCGCAGTGTAGGGAGCACTGGTTGCCCCATACATTTAATCTCAATCTGTAAAAAAGAATCAACTCAAGAATGAGTAACATGTGTAAACTATTACCATTGCTCTATTTTGAATTGTAAGAAGGAATGACCAGAACATATAAGCCTTATTCCAATAGGGCAACCAGTACGTTGGAGGCCACATGTATCAGATGATGTTCTAAGAATACTCTAAGAACATGTATCAGAACAGTAAAGAGTGGTGATTCAAGATTGTCTTTGACTGATCAAACATGTCAGGAGCTTAAAAAAGACAAGTAGAATACTCTAAGAACAATCGAATTGTGAATAATTCATTGAAAGAGATAAGTTACTCCTTCACAAAACCCCAATACATCAATCAACACTATTCCTTTTTACCCTCCTTTTTTAATCAATCATTTTTCTTCATCAAAATCGGTGGCCCACCTCAACTTATGCGTTATGTGAATTGCACAATTGTGTGCAAATTTGATGTCTTGTAGATACACTAGAAAAGGAGAGAGAGTTACCTCTGCTTCACTGGTCAGCTCTAGTTTCTTCACTAAGTATTTTTGGATAAATGAGACAGGTATGCTTCCATCCCTGTTATAAACAAAAGAAACATTCTGGTTCAGTTACACCCTACAGTTTTGGATCACTAAGCTAGTTAGAGTGAAAATGATTTCTCGAGCGAATTTAGTACCATGTATAGGTGTAGTGTGTGATCAATAATTCACTTAAAGATCATTACCAAAGGCTCACCTTGGTAAATTATTCTTACAACAGTTTAAATGCTATTGTATACACAATCAATCAATATAGTTGATGTTTAATGCAAGAAATCTCATATTTCTTCCTAAGGCAATTTTAGATATGTAATTGACTCCATGAATACTTTCTTTCTAAAAATGGAAAAGATGAGTTATAgctgttttcatttttcttccttcatttcttttttttttttctttttttggaagAGAAAAATTGCAACATTTATATTTGGCAGAGTTTATATGAAATCTGTTTAGATAATATTCACACAAAAAATTTCACTTGACCACCTaggaaaaattgaaaataagatCATCAAAATGCATCTATGTATTTCTGCAGATTTCTAGAGAGCATATTGAGTTTAAAATCCACAATTATGGCCCATTTTCTTTTCGAGGTAAttgaaattcagttttattttttatttttcgtgtATTATACTAATTTTCTTTGATATGCTCATCTTCTGACAAATATACAACTGGTAGGAACAATCATGTTATTCATGTACCAACCACAAGGATAAAGGACAAATGAAGGAACAAGGCGAAAAGGAATGGCTAAAGAGGAAGTTAGCCTGTCCTAAGACCCAATTATGGTCCCCAATCTGAAGAATGACAAATAATTGAGGATAACATGGAATgggataaaataaagaaaagaaaatacaatctGAGTGATAGTAAATGCTGCAATCTTAATAGCTGACAACAAAGGTGAAAATTCCCTTACTGTGAAAGACTTTCTTACAACTACATCGAGATAGTTGTCTTTTGAGTTACAACCATTTTATCTTAAAATAGACAAAATGAGAGGCCCAACTAGAGTCCGTGAAATACATCTTGCTTATTCAGCTTGCATTGATATTCTCCATGATATAATTAATGGACTGCTAAATCATTTACATTATACTGAAGCACAACTTCTGAAGGTCAAAGCCATTGACTTTTTCTATCACTCAAGATGCTATGTAAAATTTACTATAAGGAGAGGGTTAATTTAGAGAAAAATTAGATGTCCAACACTGCTCCAAGCACAATACTCCTATTTCAAAATCATGCAATAAATCAAAACTAAAGTAATAAAAGGCGGCAATACAGGTAAGAATGCCAGAAGGAACTTACTTTATTCTCACATAACTTGAAGGAATTTGAGGCAAGGGTGCGTCTCCTTCCCTGATACATTAGTATGAAATAAGTAAATATAGAAATGTTCCCTAAAATATGTATATGATTTAAAGATATAAGttgttaatttaaatttcaaGGATATATAATCTCACTGGTTCTCAGAAGCTACTAAGGAGAACCAAATTGGACAACTCCTTAAGTGTTTACTGCTGTTAGAATCCAGCACAGCTTGGGGTAATATGCCTGATTCCCCAAAAGGGGGTTCCTTTCTACGCCGAACTCTACGCGATTTATTGGGTTTCACTGTATCAGAAGAGACAGGACAACTGCTAGTCTTTTCATCCTCAGTCTTCCCCTTGcgtttattttccttattttttatttttagcacTTGAGAATCAGTCTCATTTACTTGAATGGTTTCTGGTTTAGCATCAGACCCTTGTGCATTAGACTTGAAAGATTTGCTCCTACTTGCAACTTCTACTAAACAATTCAAGGGTTTCCAAAGATCCAATTTTGCATCCCATGATTCGGCACCATTCTCTGTTCCTTTATTTGGTAAGGGTTGACTGCCTTCACGAGGGGATGAACTCtgcaacaagaaaaattaaaaataaaagttaagtATACTATTATAAGAACTAATGCCAATACAATGTGGAAAATCAAATGAAGTAATGAActgaaatgataaataaataagcaCTAGATAGTGAGTTGAAGGATAAAAGCCGGCTCATCTCTCCTACAACCTGTCGAGTATCTTCAGCAAACTTATTTGAAGTGTCCGGTGAACTTGAACTCCCAGGATGATCTTCTAGTACTTCTTCCTCCTTTTTAATGGACTTTTCGATGGAAAAACTAGAGGATCGCAGACTACCAGCCTTTCTTGTaggttttgttcttcttcctgTCATGGTTGCTTGTGCAGATACCCTTGGAGTGCTGACCACCAAAGATGAAAGAGATCTCTCCTTTCTTCTAGCTGGTAACGGTACCGAGGGGGCAGCAGGTTCAGGTGTCTTTGTCACCTTTCTTCCCTTTAAGGGGAAAACTTTGGCCCTTACATCTTGCAAACTGTGGTCTGGCCTGGTAATCAGAAGACAAGGTCTACAACTCAGCATGCAACAATCGAAAAGAGAACACCACAATCATTAGTTGTGTgtgtcttttttgtttttcttccttaAATACTGCTCTCTCTGCTTCATTACCAACGGCTGTTATTCATAACAGTACAATTTCGTTCAAAGAAAATTCAGaacaatatcttttccttttccaTCTTGAAGATTCATCAATTCCATGACGATTTCCCTACTCTTTGATCCAACTTAATCAATATTCACTCTTAAGTCACATTTTTTGCTGTCATTTTTTAAGATAATTGAGAAATACTAAAATTGAACATTCTCAAATAATAACATATCTACCAGTTGTGGTCAACAATGTCATTAATTTGATCTGTAGATTGAATAACCACCCTTTTACACTGTTCATCTTACTCTGTCGCTGTTTCCAACTAATAATTCAAATGAAACTTTATTAAATGCAATCATGTTACCTTATCCATAGTTcttactatttatattttttaatagacAGATGAAATCTATGTCGCGAAAACTTCTCGATAGAAGTTAAAACATATCAGCATCAATGTATATAAATTATTGAAAGATGTCAAACTAAATGCATATAATTTCCAGTTAATGACAAATTGCTCTGAAGAGAGCCGATCAATCAAGTTAGTTTTCACAAAGTAACAAAATGAATATAATTTTATCTTATCCTGATAGGATATCTTAGCAACAGAAATCCTCATTCTCTTGCAGGTCATTGTTGTATGATCTTGACACCCTCTTTTACCCGTATTCCTTCCCTTGATGGTGTTTCAATATAAATGTTGAAGGATCAACATTATTCAACAGTTTTACAGACAAATCAAACATATAATTTGTTTTCAAAGGAAGCTTTAAAGCATGCATAGTTGTATCTCAATTTTTAGCAGACTTATAACAATGATATAGCAGcttgtatttttctttctttccaaaGGAAAAAAGTAGTAGAAGGGGTAATTTGGGAAAGTGGCAGAAAGAAGAGGGTGTGACCTTAGTTTTTCGAGTGGAACACAACCCAAGTCAATGTTGCATATTGGACAGCACTCTAATTCCTCATCTGTGATTTTATCATAAATGCACTTCCTGCAAACTAGTAAACGAAATccacaaagaaacaaaaagaagaaaaaaaaatatctattagTGGCGTGGCTCACATATATTGATATATCCTTTCCTTAAAGCTCTAGCCAATGAGTGATGAAACGTTCAGAAATAAAATTTCACACAGAAGATAGCTAACCAACTAGAACACCAATTAATTAACCTTAAACtgagaataataataacaacaaaataattaCATAGAGAAATATTTCCAAGCTCCAAAATGTAATAAAGTTAGTTGCATTGCATATATTAATAGTAATGTGGGTGGTGGTGCCACGAGACCAGTGTTGCATGAACTGAAAAAACTAGTCTAAGTGATTTTACAATTTTACCATAAATGAAAATAATTGAGGTTAGTTGTAGTCAAAAGTTTAAACACCCTCTTTAATTGTATATATAGGATAGAAGTATGTAATTACAAAAGTAACCCCTCCATGAGGATGAGGGgggtgaagaaagaaagaagaagagtcaAACTCAAAGCAATTGAATGAAggcagaagatgaagaagaggcaTGAGAAAGAAAAGATTGAAAATTTGAGGAAATtaagattggattgagggaaaTGGGAGAGGGGATTTGGAAAGGGGGTTAAGTAAAATGAAAAGTGAAAACTCACACGTGTGAAGGCATTCGGATATGGTGGTGGCTTCTCTGAAGAGCTTGTTGCAGAGGGGGCAAGTCATGCATGCCGCAATCGTCTCCCTCTTCACCTTCACCACCCGATTCGCCATTCTTCGCCGCTTGTTTTGGTTTCACTCACGTGCATCCACCCTCACTCGGTGCATGCTTGTTCCCACCACCCACAAATATTTACGTCCGTTTTGGTAACAATCACATCCTGCATTATTATTACACAAACATGGCTAGCGTAAGAAAATGGAACAAGAATATTAATCGCGATAATAATATATGCAAGATATATGTATATTTCAAATATATATGGACCTATATATGCATAATAATAATAGCGATCGGAGAATTAAGAATGTGAAGATGGATGAAAATTTGGGATTCAGAGAGATGAATATGAAAAGGGAGATTGGACGTGGATTTGGGAGAAGGAGTTGTTGTGGATGATCTGAATCCAGCTGAGAAGGGAGTCTTCGTCGAAAAGAGCATGAACCAAAGCCAAAACAACCGAGTctgtttttttcttctctctctttcttatgtcttcttccttttttttatttttattttttattttattaaagacaTGTTTCACACTTGAACCAACGACAGCTAGAGGAGTAGGAGGGTGTGATACCATGCGCCGCGGGGTTAACGTGCGCGCTAGGTGATGGACGGCGTGTCATGCGGGGGGAAAAGAGCGTGCATTAACATGCGCCAAGGTCTACCATACCCTCCTCTGTGCTAtcctaattaattactaataattaCTTTACTACTACtattaatttattcatatttCACATTCAAATATTATAGGGGCCTACTCCTACTATACCAGCTGCttctcatcaacatatattagtATACATCCACAATTATGATAAACTTCTTGAATTATCCGTTAGCTGAACTTTAAAATTTTCAGATTATTTTGTTTATTACAAAGGAGAACTTGTCTATTATTTTGAAGGTGTTGAATCCATTCAACTTTGTTTCGAGAAGCTTCCTTTACTGGGTCTAAAATGTGTTGCTAGGACTAACTAATGCTACATTACTAAACACatcgttattaatttattatgagaAAGTCGCTAGcacttttaaaatcttatctaatAAAACGGAAAGAGTACATACacaaagataataaaattgtgaaagaataataaaagaaaataaaagatgaaaaaattttattaattgttgattgattgaaaattgtaaactataaaagtaaaattaagtatatatagagtattggcttatgaaaaataaaaacaaataaagataaaataaagataaaaataagataagataaagactaaaacTATAACTGAATTTGTGTATTCTACTGGGTTGAATTTGTGGGTCGTGAGACGTTTTATTATTATCATGAGCTAAAGTGGAAGAGTGGTTTGATATTATTAGTATTTaaccaataaaaaaattgaataattccacattattagatgtaatctcacactattaaaaatactaatgataactaattaattgttataaattacaaaacttgctaaaatattattatattactaaaataTAACAAACTAATAAAGTTGTTCAACAAAAATATGGAACTTGGTCAAAATAGTTGAGAGATGAAATTAAGTGAAATAATCCTAAGTTTATGATCAAAATTGTCACTCTGCCACGAGTTTGGACGTAAAATAATCTAACACCActtctaaaagaaaataaaaaataaaaaaatatatacgttaaataatttgacagtaaaaatcaattttgagctttctaaataaattatttatttatgcatgttcttatatatatgtgtgtactTTTGCAATCTAATATGCATGTATCCCTATTTGCACTTTCTATATTTTTTCAACTGACTTAACGAATACATTTTATTATGATTTGGAAACATCATTGATTTATGTTTTCCTTCTACAATTACTGGTTGCACGCAGTTAGATCTTTTCTATGGGAGGTTGCAGCAACAATTTATACATTCGGTACGACATTAtgtatcaatttttttcttttggcatatagaaataataaaataataaatatacaaaatatttctTGTCTATTTCAAACTGGCAGTGGGAATGTTTTAATTTGCTTGTGGTTCAAGTTTGGTGACGGTAGATTTATCTTCTTCGTCCTCCTAATAGGGCGAACAAATAGAAATCAAAGAATAATAGCAAAAGAATATGTATTAGACACTATTGGTAGTTGGGTTTAGATGTTGAGGGAAAAGTCAAAAAGCTAATTCGATTGGCTTTGTTGAAAAATGGGAGAATCAGGGTAACATGTGATCTTCGTGATTTGTTTATTAACTGAAAAAGGGTCCCTCCTCCCTCTTTACAAATCTCTATCTGTCTGACACTGTCGACTTTCACACTTACTAGTTTCTAGTATAACTTGATCCTTTTAACTTgctattcaaattttaaatttgaagtaTTATGAATAGAGAATAGAGAATTGGGAGCTTGAAACAATAGAATTGTATATATTAACAATGAAAAACAATACTCATATTATTCAATTTTCATTTTTGGGAACATATATATATCATATGGTTATCAAACTGGTAATTCTTCGTCTCTTTTTTGTTTAGCTTGATGCCAATTTGGTGCATTTTTGGCTAGTCATGAATCTGATGCTTGGAATTTAAATAAGGTCCTTATGCTCATTGCATTTCTTTCGAGTGATATTATCTCTTTGAGTCGGTTCCAATTTGAGGAGGAATCTATTATGTTTCTGGACCCTTATTAGGAGTAGTTGCGTCTGCTATCTCGGTGTTttttatattctaaaaaaaaaaagagtgaataccTCACCTGACCCCCTGATAATTATCTCGAAAAGATGATGAGAttctcaagaaaaaaaaatactcaatccagttcttaatttttttttttgggattgaTTAGTCcctgtataaaaaaaaaaacattttttttgtaCAAAAACCTCATtgtcctttcgaagtaattgtcaaGAATcagattagatattttttttgtcaagggcctcgtcgagataattgtcaggggcgTTTCGggtttttttcaaaaaagaaaaaaggttcTTCTCAAGAGTCAAGATGTAATGTGAGTACGTGAGTGGCGACTCTACCGCTGCACCAACACTTTTCCATAGTGGTGtaatttttaattgtattttCCATTCTACCAAGCGTTCATGTTTCAAGGTTTGCTAAATGGCCTAGCAGTTGGAATAAATTCTATGTCTAATTGCACCTGTCACAATTcatatttgttttattatttttgaaatataattatgattatgatgatgatatACAGAAGCAGCAGAATATATAATGATTAGACCAAAAGGAGTGGAAGTCAGCGAGAAAGTCAGAACATGTGATGGACATTGTAATAATATGATTATTGTAGTACTAATTGACATAACCGCATGCGCATCCTGCATCCAAGGGAAACGGAATAGGCCCATAATCTATCACTCGCATCGGTTTGACCAAATACAGACTTAAACATGAAAACGGTCATAAGAGAGGATAATGCTGCACTAAAATGTAGGTAAAATATATACTCTTAGATTATTGGACTGCACTTTATCTAATTTAATTGCTAATTCATCAACAATCATATACAACTTGTCAATTGCtccaatcaaaaaaataaaataaaataagtcccCACTTGCTAGATAGATAGCAGCTTTTGAGAGAGAGAAAAGATTGAACAATTACTTGGATGACATGATACAAAAAATTGTTTGGGTGCACGCATGGATTTCAGCTTCCAACATGAACGAATCTCTATGCGTTTCAAGACCCCACAAGTCCTTTGCGTCGGGCATAAGTTACTATGCTTAAAAACAAAGATGCACTAACCATTCCCCCAAGCATCACCACCTATAGTTACCAAATTTTCAACTCAGAAAagttataaaaaagaaaagaaaagttatatATGGcagtattagaaaaaaataacgtAGAATTTTTGCCAAAGGCTATAAAAGTATAAACAATGCTGCGTAAATTCCAATGGTCTGGCAAAGGATTTTCTAGAAATTTTTATGAGGGATATGGTATGTACCTACCCATTTAAACATGTATCCGTGACCATCTTTCCATGTATATGGAATGTTCATACCAAATATTGCTCCTACCAATGAATATATGGACAGACACACAGTCCCCGAGCTAAGGAACAACTCTAGCTGTCAAGAAATAATAAGCATAAACAATACCCTTGGTATTTAGACACATTAAGAAGATAATCATGGCCTTCATATAGCAACAAGTTTTTCAGTGTGTGTATAAAGAACTTAGTGTAAGGCTCCCAGATATAACAGAAAGTGGAACAGAATCAAGATAGAAGCTAAGCAGTACAGAAATGCAGTAgaaattagaagaagaagaatggaaatAGTTTGAAATTTCATTTTACCTGAATCAGTTGATTTCTGTGACTGTCAAGCTGCATGAACAAATTACATATATTATGAACAGTGTCAATTATCTAGGCAGCAAAAGTTATCTTTCATATACATGACCAAATGAATATCGTATATACCTGTATGTTGATATAATCTTCTGTGTCATCAATATATTCACGCAACTGCATTTGCAGAAGTATCGAACATCAAAGTTTATCATCACTCTAGTAGTGTTAATAGAAATCATATTGGAACTTAGtatgaaggaaagaaagaaaatgcagtAGTACTAGCTAGTTCATACTGTGTTCAATTTATTCAATGTGCCGTCGATTTGGGTGAAATATGCCTGCAGGTTGCACCATAGAACAATTCACTAATCACTAGAACAAACAGTATCATGATCAAAATTAATATTGAATACTTGTATATATAACCTCAAGTAACATTTCAAGATCCTCAACATCATTCTCCACTTGAACTGAGGTTGCTGTACTCGCTTTGCTTGATCTGTGAATCTTTGAATCTGGATTTGGAGAGCTAAGAAGCCAGTTTGGAGCACCAAAACTACTTGCAGGAGAAGATAAATTAGCCAACTTTTTTGATAAGTAAAGATCAGCcatgtcatcatcatcatcaagtagGTTTTCTAGTTCATCTCTTATCTACATGCAATAAGCTCGCAAAATTCAGTGCAAAAAACAGGATAACTCTGGATTCTATATGAGATACCTAAAAACAACTTTGTTTTAATCTCTAGATgttattttaacatatatatatataccttctgAACTCGATTAGTCAACCTTGTCATTGCACTCTTCAGTTTCCGCACTCTATCCAAATTACGACTGCTAATCTGGATATAAATTTCATTCAACCAAAACCATGAATTATTAATCAGACGACAAATCAGAAATGCATAAGCAATACTTTTCAACTTTACTTTCTTAATCGAGCTCTGATAACATTCATTAGCATATTACAAGTTTTTTTACAACAAATATAAGCACATCACTAATTAATAATagtatatgaaaaataaagaaagaaaaaaaaaatctaatccaactaggaaaaagacaaaattttccgaCAAAACAATGTTGTCGTGTCTGGAAATTTCAAAGTAAGTCTCGTGTTTAATTGGGCATATAACAGGGGAAAGCAAGGCATGCATGTGCTAGAAAACAGAGATGATAGTATCCAAGTTCTTCTGTCCTACGTAGCCATTTGGATAAGGAGGCATGTTATGTGAAAAATCTATGAACCCCTAAAAAAATGGATCTTTATTCTTTAGGCAGTGGTTTTCTCGTTACCTGAGATGTGAGTTCATCCAAAGCTGGATAAGCAGCAGTCTCTAACTCGATTGTTCTTGCATCAAGGAAACTGCAAATTGCTTCCAATGCAACTTCCAATGCTCGGAACTCAAACGGAAATTctacaaagaaaataaataaaatgatttaAACATATTTTTCCGGAAACTATTATTATCGTTTATTTATTTGGATAAAGCTGACCGTTATCTTGCCCTTCTCCACCTCCTTCACGGTCTTGAGCAGATGGTTCTTCATCCCCGGTTGATTTGGGTAACCGCCTTCGAAATTCTTCAACAATCGGCAGAATATCATCGTCCATTGGATCCCTAAGAAGCACctaaattaaaaaagatagatGCGGAAATTAAAACGAAATTGGAATGCTGCTGCGCTAATTCGAAGAGCAAGCTAAGGAACATACCTCTTGTGCAGTGATAATCGCCTTTATGTGCTGCAACAACAAGAAGTCGAATAAGTGATTAATTGAAGagatagagaaagagaaagagagagaattaaGTTGAAAATTGAAGGGGAATGAATTGCCTCTAAATTGAGAACAATGACTTTCTCTCTGCCGAGAATGGCTGAAGGATATGAGAGGAGAGGGTCGAGAATTCGAAGGTCCCTAGCGTGAATCTCAACCATGCGCATGATAGCATACTTGTCCACATCCAGTATGGTGCCTGTGCCATCCTTGTCGAGCAAAATCCAGCTTCTTGAAAGGGCGGTTTTCTTCAATTGCAGCTCC
This window contains:
- the LOC112754379 gene encoding magnesium transporter MRS2-I isoform X1; protein product: MELQLKKTALSRSWILLDKDGTGTILDVDKYAIMRMVEIHARDLRILDPLLSYPSAILGREKVIVLNLEHIKAIITAQEVLLRDPMDDDILPIVEEFRRRLPKSTGDEEPSAQDREGGGEGQDNEFPFEFRALEVALEAICSFLDARTIELETAAYPALDELTSQISSRNLDRVRKLKSAMTRLTNRVQKIRDELENLLDDDDDMADLYLSKKLANLSSPASSFGAPNWLLSSPNPDSKIHRSSKASTATSVQVENDVEDLEMLLEAYFTQIDGTLNKLNTLREYIDDTEDYINIQLDSHRNQLIQLELFLSSGTVCLSIYSLVGAIFGMNIPYTWKDGHGYMFKWVVMLGGMVSASLFLSIVTYARRKGLVGS
- the LOC112756327 gene encoding E3 ubiquitin protein ligase DRIP2, whose protein sequence is MANRVVKVKRETIAACMTCPLCNKLFREATTISECLHTFCRKCIYDKITDEELECCPICNIDLGCVPLEKLRPDHSLQDVRAKVFPLKGRKVTKTPEPAAPSVPLPARRKERSLSSLVVSTPRVSAQATMTGRRTKPTRKAGSLRSSSFSIEKSIKKEEEVLEDHPGSSSSPDTSNKFAEDTRQSSSPREGSQPLPNKGTENGAESWDAKLDLWKPLNCLVEVASRSKSFKSNAQGSDAKPETIQVNETDSQVLKIKNKENKRKGKTEDEKTSSCPVSSDTVKPNKSRRVRRRKEPPFGESGILPQAVLDSNSSKHLRSCPIWFSLVASENQEGDAPLPQIPSSYVRIKDGSIPVSFIQKYLVKKLELTSEAEIEIKCMGQPVLPTLRLQNLVELWLDSAATSQRIPATIGSSAKDFVMVLAYARKVPHP
- the LOC112754379 gene encoding magnesium transporter MRS2-I isoform X2, with product MELQLKKTALSRSWILLDKDGTGTILDVDKYAIMRMVEIHARDLRILDPLLSYPSAILGREKVIVLNLEHIKAIITAQEVLLRDPMDDDILPIVEEFRRRLPKSTGDEEPSAQDREGGGEGQDNEFPFEFRALEVALEAICSFLDARTIELETAAYPALDELTSQISSRNLDRVRKLKSAMTRLTNRVQKIRDELENLLDDDDDMADLYLSKKLANLSSPASSFGAPNWLLSSPNPDSKIHRSSKASTATSVQVENDVEDLEMLLEAYFTQIDGTLNKLNTLREYIDDTEDYINIQLDSHRNQLIQVVMLGGMVSASLFLSIVTYARRKGLVGS